One genomic segment of Manis pentadactyla isolate mManPen7 chromosome 1, mManPen7.hap1, whole genome shotgun sequence includes these proteins:
- the LOC118907096 gene encoding tubulin--tyrosine ligase-like protein 12, whose protein sequence is MEVYIPHEEMFYTDSEGQIWKLNSGEVNANIAPAKDTGEEVTQDFAYGEADPLIRKCRLLPWAPAHMLDLSSSTPEPPGEHYQAILDENKEKLPLAIDPVVYPSDHIFKVYTDIQQVLSHLTHPRFTFTQNEADTDILYNFSHFKDYRKLSQKQPQVLLNQFPCENLLTVKDCLASIARRAGVPEGPAWLPRTFNLRTELPQLVSYFQQRERRGEDNHWICKPWNLARSLDTHITRNLHSIGRHRESTPKAVSKYIESPVLFLREDVGSVKFDMRYIVLLRSVKPLRLLVYDVFWLRFSNRPFVLNDLHNYEKHFTVMNYDPEVVLKQVHYDEFIPEFENQHPQFQWRSVQAEIFWAFMELFQVACAEPPPMGLCDYPSSRAVYAVDLMLKGDNGPDGKRVMQPQMLEMNFNPDCERACRYHPTFFNDVFSTLYLDEPSNCHVTRLI, encoded by the coding sequence TGAATGCCAATATAGCACCTGCAAAGGACACGGGTGAGGAGGTGACCCAGGACTTTGCCTATGGAGAAGCAGACCCTCTGATCCGGAAGTGCAGGCTGctgccctgggcccctgcccACATGCTGGACCTGAGCTCCTCCACCCCCGAGCCACCCGGAGAGCACTACCAGGCCATTTTGGATGAAAACAAGGAGAAGCTGCCACTTGCCATCGACCCAGTGGTGTACCCCAGCGACCACATCTTCAAGGTCTATACGGACATCCAGCAGGTGCTCAGCCACCTCACCCACCCGCGCTTCACCTTCACCCAGAACGAAGCGGACACCGACATCCTCTATAACTTCTCTCACTTCAAGGACTACAGGAAGCTCAGCCAGAAACAGCCTCAAGTGCTACTGAACCAGTTCCCCTGCGAGAACCTTTTGACAGTGAAGGACTGCCTGGCCTCCATCGCACGCCGGGCGGGGGTTCCTGAGGGCCCGGCCTGGCTGCCCCGAACCTTCAACCTGCGCACCGAGCTGCCCCAGTTGGTCAGCTACTTCCAGCAGCGGGAGAGGCGGGGCGAGGACAACCACTGGATCTGCAAGCCCTGGAACCTGGCCCGCAGCCTGGACACCCACATCACCAGGAACCTGCACAGCATCGGCCGGCACCGCGAGAGCACCCCCAAGGCTGTCTCCAAATACATTGAAAGTCCTGTCTTGTTCCTTCGTGAAGACGTGGGGAGCGTCAAGTTCGACATGCGCTATATCGTGCTTCTGCGGTCTGTGAAGCCCCTGAGGTTGCTCGTATATGACGTGTTCTGGCTGCGGTTCTCCAACCGCCCCTTTGTGCTCAACGACCTGCACAACTATGAGAAACATTTCACCGTCATGAACTATGACCCAGAAGTGGTACTGAAGCAGGTGCACTACGATGAGTTCATCCCCGAGTTCGAGAACCAACACCCACAATTTCAGTGGAGGAGCGTCCAGGCCGAAATCTTCTGGGCCTTCATGGAGCTATTCCAGGTGGCGTGTGCCGAGCCGCCACCCATGGGCCTCTGCGACTATCCCTCATCTCGAGCCGTGTATGCCGTTGACCTCATGCTGAAGGGGGACAATGGTCCAGATGGGAAGCGAGTGATGCAGCCACAGATGCTCGAGATGAACTTCAACCCGGACTGCGAGCGAGCCTGCAGGTACCACCCGACCTTCTTCAATGACGTCTTCAGCACCCTGTACCTGGACGAGCCCAGCAACTGCCACGTCACCCGCCTCATCTAG